One window of the Ureibacillus sp. FSL W7-1570 genome contains the following:
- a CDS encoding glycosyltransferase family 2 protein produces the protein MNKVCVIIPALNPTRDLIDYIYELLNFNVTEIVVVNDGSMESCKPIFHQIQLIQNCTVLTHERNKGKGRALKTAFEYILKNRNVHGVITADADGQHSVEDVINIAKKMTDVQNGILLGVRDFDQDHVPARSYAGNKITSFLFQLLFKIKLQDTQTGLRGIPIKMLPFLLSLEGERYEYEMNMLIAAAKRKIPIRQIPIQTIYINKNKSSYYHPFKDSLKIFSIIISGSVANKKLNEGEEHV, from the coding sequence ATGAACAAAGTCTGCGTTATCATTCCTGCCTTGAATCCGACTCGTGATTTGATCGACTATATTTACGAATTATTAAATTTTAATGTTACGGAAATTGTGGTTGTTAATGACGGAAGCATGGAAAGCTGCAAACCCATTTTCCATCAAATTCAACTGATCCAAAATTGCACAGTGCTGACACATGAAAGGAACAAAGGAAAAGGACGTGCATTAAAAACCGCCTTCGAATACATCCTGAAAAACCGAAATGTGCATGGAGTGATAACTGCTGACGCGGATGGTCAACATTCCGTCGAGGATGTAATCAACATCGCCAAAAAAATGACCGATGTTCAGAACGGAATTCTCCTCGGTGTCCGGGATTTCGACCAGGATCACGTCCCTGCCAGAAGCTATGCAGGCAATAAAATTACAAGTTTTTTATTCCAATTATTATTTAAAATCAAACTTCAAGATACACAAACAGGCCTTAGAGGCATTCCGATCAAAATGCTTCCTTTCCTTCTTTCTTTGGAGGGGGAAAGGTATGAATATGAAATGAACATGCTGATTGCGGCTGCCAAAAGAAAAATCCCAATTCGTCAAATTCCGATTCAAACCATTTACATCAACAAGAATAAAAGCTCCTATTACCATCCGTTCAAAGACTCATTAAAAATCTTTTCAATCATCATTTCCGGAAGCGTCGCCAATAAAAAGCTGAACGAAGGTGAAGAGCATGTCTAA
- a CDS encoding glycerol acyltransferase, protein MSNIYGKFFLLSQWIVRKIYPSYRVQIHEKVKDPVVYISHHQNLFNPFVIYLWFPKSLRTWILHVFLDRKMCFRQYVDYTFTKRFGMNRTIAKICAYPVSFIISALLKSGKGIPVYRESRKILETFRLSVEALKRGESIAIYPTIDYTNTSNEAKDMYEGYLFIEKYYFKETGKHVHFVPLYVSKNNRLIISDEPIAFQEGEDFSSGQKRIGEYMKNKLQELAKQCGDIE, encoded by the coding sequence ATGTCTAATATTTACGGCAAGTTCTTCCTGTTGTCCCAATGGATCGTCCGAAAAATATATCCTTCCTATCGCGTCCAAATCCATGAAAAAGTAAAAGATCCTGTTGTGTACATTTCCCATCATCAAAACCTTTTCAATCCTTTTGTTATTTATTTATGGTTTCCAAAGAGTTTGAGAACCTGGATTCTGCATGTATTTCTTGACCGGAAAATGTGCTTTCGGCAATATGTGGATTATACCTTTACAAAACGGTTTGGCATGAATCGGACTATCGCTAAAATTTGCGCATATCCCGTTTCGTTTATTATTTCAGCCCTTTTAAAATCCGGGAAAGGGATACCTGTATACAGGGAGTCAAGAAAAATTCTGGAGACTTTCCGCTTATCGGTGGAAGCGTTAAAAAGAGGGGAAAGCATCGCCATTTATCCAACAATCGACTATACGAACACTTCCAATGAAGCGAAGGATATGTATGAAGGCTATCTTTTTATCGAAAAATATTATTTTAAAGAAACAGGCAAACATGTTCATTTTGTGCCGTTATACGTCAGCAAAAACAATCGGCTCATTATTTCGGATGAGCCCATCGCTTTTCAGGAAGGCGAAGATTTTTCAAGCGGTCAAAAACGGATCGGGGAATACATGAAAAACAAACTGCAAGAATTGGCGAAACAATGCGGGGATATTGAGTAA
- a CDS encoding phosphate-starvation-inducible protein PsiE encodes MGSKALRTDAKIVPERKEEALKILDSLIIKLFVSVLDEKQIIERHILKERLANLIQLSEHDEELKETLHALVNEL; translated from the coding sequence ATGGGTAGTAAAGCTTTAAGAACAGATGCAAAAATTGTACCTGAACGCAAAGAAGAAGCGTTAAAAATTCTAGACAGTTTAATTATTAAACTATTTGTGAGCGTTCTTGACGAAAAACAAATTATTGAACGCCATATTTTAAAAGAACGCCTTGCAAACCTAATTCAACTTTCAGAACATGACGAAGAGTTAAAAGAAACATTACACGCACTAGTAAACGAATTATAA
- a CDS encoding YqhV family protein: MESALLYMVLLRFLSGSIELSAATLMWKFNDLEKALMINSMLALVGPTILIVTTGIGISGLSGQISFLKMLFLFAGIVFIIIGMRIK, encoded by the coding sequence TTGGAAAGTGCATTGCTCTACATGGTGTTATTAAGATTTTTATCCGGCAGCATCGAATTATCCGCAGCGACCCTCATGTGGAAATTCAATGACTTGGAAAAAGCCCTGATGATCAATTCCATGTTGGCGTTGGTTGGTCCGACGATCTTGATTGTGACTACCGGCATCGGCATCAGCGGACTTTCCGGGCAAATCTCTTTCTTGAAAATGCTCTTTCTCTTCGCAGGCATTGTGTTCATTATTATCGGAATGAGAATCAAATGA
- a CDS encoding glycosyltransferase, whose translation MEKDLKILLLTGSYGNGHLKVSNTLKKTFSKMGKNDVIESDLYHVSHPLLTRASKYLYIKSFNYGKKLYGLIYYGGSRNKRFFDIKFLNYYGMRKLKGMVEDVQPDVIINTFPMPVVPELKRRTGIQIPIVHVITDFRAHKNWVHDSVDRYYVATEELKENLVSVGIHVNKIKVSGIPIDPRFEQPVDRKRLLASYGLEAEKPVILIATGAYGVLKDMEGVMKKILDHGEYQILVICGKNEVLKKQLLDEFSRSPNVRIFGFTNHMDEMMKMATVMISKPGGITLSEALAVQVPMLLYRPVPGQELENANYFQSKGAAIVANDPDELVEHAVRLATDEERRNRIMKNMKKIHFPNAAEVIYEDVMALIESKHQIIS comes from the coding sequence GTGGAGAAGGATTTGAAGATTCTTCTTTTGACGGGGAGCTATGGGAACGGCCATTTAAAAGTTTCAAATACTTTAAAAAAAACGTTTTCCAAAATGGGAAAGAACGATGTAATAGAATCGGATCTTTACCATGTCTCCCATCCGTTATTGACGAGAGCTTCAAAATATTTATATATAAAAAGTTTCAATTACGGGAAAAAACTATATGGATTAATTTATTACGGAGGAAGCAGAAACAAAAGGTTTTTCGATATAAAATTCCTGAACTATTATGGAATGAGAAAACTGAAGGGGATGGTGGAGGATGTACAGCCGGATGTGATCATTAACACCTTTCCCATGCCGGTTGTGCCAGAATTGAAAAGAAGAACAGGAATTCAAATTCCCATTGTTCATGTCATTACAGATTTCCGGGCCCATAAAAATTGGGTTCACGATTCCGTTGACCGATATTATGTTGCCACGGAAGAGCTGAAAGAAAATTTGGTAAGCGTTGGCATTCACGTCAACAAAATAAAAGTGTCAGGCATTCCGATCGATCCCCGGTTTGAACAGCCGGTGGATCGGAAACGGTTGTTGGCTTCTTATGGCTTGGAAGCTGAAAAACCTGTCATTTTAATTGCGACAGGGGCTTATGGAGTTTTAAAAGATATGGAAGGCGTCATGAAAAAAATATTGGACCATGGCGAGTATCAAATACTGGTCATTTGCGGAAAGAATGAGGTTTTAAAAAAGCAGTTATTGGATGAATTTTCGCGAAGTCCCAATGTCCGGATATTTGGATTTACAAACCATATGGATGAAATGATGAAAATGGCGACGGTGATGATTTCAAAGCCGGGCGGTATTACGTTGAGCGAAGCGCTTGCCGTTCAAGTGCCGATGTTGCTTTATCGGCCTGTACCCGGCCAGGAGTTGGAAAATGCGAATTATTTTCAATCGAAGGGTGCGGCAATTGTCGCAAATGATCCGGATGAATTGGTTGAACATGCGGTCCGGTTGGCCACGGACGAAGAGCGACGTAACAGAATAATGAAAAACATGAAAAAGATACATTTCCCCAATGCCGCGGAGGTTATTTATGAAGATGTCATGGCTCTGATTGAAAGTAAACATCAAATTATAAGCTAA
- a CDS encoding DUF1805 domain-containing protein, giving the protein MISIEPIELQGHMYTAITVHLPKTTLLTISNEIGYIMCGALDVQLLNTRLADRKIIAGRAVGVRTIDELLKAPLESVTTEAEKLGIFKGMIGEEALLKMV; this is encoded by the coding sequence TTGATTTCCATTGAACCGATTGAATTGCAGGGACATATGTATACCGCCATCACTGTCCATTTGCCGAAAACAACTTTATTAACGATTTCCAATGAAATTGGATACATTATGTGCGGAGCGCTTGATGTCCAATTATTGAACACCCGCCTTGCAGACAGAAAAATCATCGCCGGTCGTGCGGTTGGGGTTCGGACGATTGACGAATTGTTAAAAGCCCCTTTGGAATCCGTTACAACCGAGGCGGAAAAATTGGGGATTTTCAAAGGCATGATCGGAGAAGAAGCATTATTAAAAATGGTTTAA
- a CDS encoding pyridoxamine 5'-phosphate oxidase family protein produces MRGIIHNKKREISVEDAYDFLRKAKVAHVATVGEDGYPYVIPFVFVYEEGTKLYLHIGNLRESHFWENIKKNPRICIEVCEMGEIVPGKKYACQSALAYISVVVFGKIHRIEDEQKKEWFYDCLWKKYGDPNWQFENGGYPILPKTEVFEVEIEDITGKLSDAISH; encoded by the coding sequence GTGAGAGGAATCATTCACAATAAAAAAAGAGAAATTTCTGTCGAAGATGCATATGATTTTTTAAGAAAGGCGAAAGTGGCCCATGTGGCAACGGTGGGCGAAGATGGCTATCCTTACGTGATTCCATTTGTTTTTGTCTATGAAGAGGGAACAAAATTATATTTGCATATTGGAAATTTGAGAGAAAGCCATTTTTGGGAAAATATTAAAAAGAATCCGCGGATTTGTATTGAAGTGTGCGAGATGGGAGAAATCGTTCCAGGAAAAAAATATGCCTGCCAATCGGCTTTGGCATATATAAGCGTCGTCGTGTTTGGAAAGATTCATCGCATTGAAGATGAGCAAAAGAAAGAATGGTTTTATGATTGTCTTTGGAAAAAATATGGAGACCCAAATTGGCAATTTGAAAATGGCGGATATCCTATATTGCCAAAGACGGAGGTATTCGAAGTGGAGATTGAGGACATCACAGGGAAATTGAGCGATGCCATCAGCCATTAA
- a CDS encoding thioredoxin family protein yields the protein MSQLIKLSSLDEANSFIEQNPLAFLFISRTDCGVCHALLPQVEKLLESDHRIALGSIDAEEVKEIAGRFSVFSVPALLFFVEGKEYFREAGIVHMDLLKEKIGKISRLYEG from the coding sequence GTGAGTCAATTGATTAAATTATCTTCTTTGGATGAAGCGAATTCATTTATTGAACAAAATCCGCTTGCTTTTCTTTTTATCTCAAGAACGGATTGTGGGGTTTGCCATGCGCTGCTTCCGCAAGTGGAGAAGCTGTTGGAAAGCGATCACCGCATTGCTTTGGGATCTATCGATGCGGAAGAGGTGAAGGAAATCGCGGGCCGTTTTTCGGTCTTTTCGGTTCCGGCATTATTGTTCTTTGTGGAAGGAAAGGAATATTTCCGGGAAGCCGGAATTGTGCATATGGACTTGTTGAAAGAGAAAATCGGCAAAATTTCCAGGCTGTATGAGGGATAA
- a CDS encoding Ger(x)C family spore germination protein — MGNRAPVWIFIISAILLSGCWDQIEIEQRAFISVVAIDATDNPGEVKFTEQLVNPENISTIAAGGGQGKAFRNLSGTGRSLFEINQEIAKKSSRVLDTTHLDAIIFSEEIMKQPGAFKDYFDLFFRSKTMRRGIKIAVSSGDAWELLEVEAEHEKISGEYIIELLENKEDLNVVDLIRIGDIDEKLYSKMSFPMAQIKKKSDREIDYSEIAIYNGPQERMIGTLKDDEAKGLSFIRGMKNNGAITGTLDNEEITVEIGSIKSKFTLVNPDPKQMKFALDIKMTASLAEQAGWNDFFKREVLTELERASKRKVEEMVKSAIKRLQEDFRTDAMGLGEYLHHYHPKLWKKVKEDWEEGANYFSNSEINLNVKLTIAEPGSINRTTTPRGE; from the coding sequence GTGGGGAATAGAGCTCCGGTATGGATTTTCATCATTTCAGCAATCCTTTTATCCGGTTGTTGGGATCAAATTGAAATTGAACAACGGGCATTCATATCGGTAGTGGCGATTGATGCCACGGATAATCCGGGGGAAGTCAAATTTACAGAACAACTGGTGAACCCTGAGAATATTTCCACCATAGCGGCTGGCGGCGGGCAAGGGAAAGCCTTCAGAAATCTTTCAGGCACTGGAAGGTCCCTTTTTGAAATCAATCAGGAAATTGCGAAAAAGTCCAGCCGGGTGTTGGATACAACCCATTTAGACGCCATTATTTTTTCTGAAGAAATCATGAAACAACCCGGTGCGTTTAAAGATTATTTTGATCTGTTTTTCCGTTCCAAAACCATGCGGAGGGGAATCAAGATTGCCGTTTCCAGCGGAGATGCGTGGGAATTGTTGGAGGTTGAGGCGGAACACGAGAAAATATCGGGCGAATACATTATCGAACTGCTGGAAAATAAAGAGGATTTGAATGTGGTGGATTTAATCAGAATCGGGGATATTGATGAAAAGCTTTATTCAAAAATGAGTTTTCCGATGGCACAAATCAAAAAGAAGAGTGACAGGGAGATTGACTATAGTGAAATAGCCATTTATAACGGCCCTCAGGAGCGGATGATCGGCACGTTGAAGGATGATGAAGCAAAAGGGTTGAGTTTTATTCGGGGAATGAAAAACAATGGCGCAATAACAGGAACATTGGATAATGAAGAAATTACGGTTGAAATAGGAAGTATTAAAAGTAAATTTACTCTTGTAAATCCGGATCCGAAACAAATGAAGTTTGCCCTGGATATAAAAATGACCGCGAGTCTTGCTGAACAGGCCGGATGGAACGATTTTTTCAAACGTGAAGTATTGACGGAATTGGAACGTGCTTCAAAGAGAAAAGTGGAAGAAATGGTGAAGAGCGCAATCAAACGTCTACAGGAAGACTTCCGAACAGATGCGATGGGGTTGGGTGAATATTTGCATCATTACCATCCAAAATTATGGAAAAAGGTTAAGGAGGATTGGGAGGAAGGAGCGAATTATTTCTCCAATAGCGAAATTAATCTTAATGTGAAGCTCACAATTGCGGAACCGGGAAGTATTAACCGGACAACTACTCCAAGAGGTGAGTGA
- the corA gene encoding magnesium/cobalt transporter CorA: protein MIYYIGITKEGHLEKGDSLNQILFSGFKWFWVDFSEPTEEEIRYLSDTFHFHPLAIEDCVQDLQRPKLDYFNHYTFFITHTLREENGELIKEELDFFVGETFIVTFHKQPSVEVIKVWNELIAATSVQQWDPYYVFYEILDKIVDNYFPIVYKIEDELAKIIMQQTGIQPMNDLMETRNMLLKLLHSVNPMRDLLYRMLNSHHLNLNQIDERREYFSNIHDHLLKLSEMVMSNREVTADIRDSYISLNAHQTNNVMKVLTIITSIFAPLTFIAGIYGMNFRNIPELSWKYGYFATLFVMFLIGASMLLWFKRKGWF, encoded by the coding sequence ATGATTTACTACATCGGTATTACAAAGGAAGGCCATTTGGAAAAAGGGGATTCCTTAAATCAGATCCTCTTTTCAGGTTTCAAATGGTTTTGGGTGGATTTCAGCGAACCGACGGAAGAAGAAATCCGGTATTTATCAGACACGTTTCATTTTCATCCTTTGGCGATTGAGGATTGTGTGCAGGACCTTCAAAGACCGAAGCTGGATTATTTTAACCATTATACGTTTTTTATAACCCATACCCTTCGTGAAGAGAATGGTGAACTGATTAAGGAAGAGCTGGATTTTTTTGTAGGGGAAACGTTCATTGTCACTTTTCATAAACAACCTTCAGTGGAGGTGATCAAAGTATGGAATGAATTGATTGCGGCAACTTCCGTACAACAATGGGATCCCTATTACGTTTTTTACGAAATATTAGATAAAATTGTCGATAATTATTTTCCCATTGTTTACAAAATAGAGGATGAACTTGCAAAGATCATTATGCAGCAAACGGGTATCCAGCCGATGAACGACTTGATGGAAACAAGAAATATGTTGCTAAAATTGTTGCATTCCGTGAACCCGATGAGGGATTTGCTATATCGCATGTTGAATTCCCATCATTTAAACCTGAATCAGATTGATGAAAGGAGAGAATATTTTTCCAATATCCATGACCATCTATTAAAATTGTCGGAAATGGTCATGTCCAATCGTGAAGTGACGGCGGATATCCGGGACAGCTATATATCATTGAACGCCCATCAAACCAACAATGTCATGAAGGTGCTTACGATTATCACCTCCATTTTTGCCCCATTAACATTCATTGCCGGAATCTATGGAATGAACTTTCGAAACATACCTGAATTGTCCTGGAAGTATGGTTATTTTGCGACCCTTTTCGTCATGTTTCTCATTGGTGCATCAATGCTTTTGTGGTTCAAAAGAAAAGGCTGGTTTTAA